The DNA sequence TAACGATTCCAAAAAAGACTACAGAATTGAAATAATAACCATTGAGAAAAATACAAAAGACACTATAATAGGGTCATTTTTCGAAATATACTCCGGTAATAAAAGAATCAAAGCAGAATGTTGCACCAATTTTGATGGCATTGACATTTTCACTCTTAACCCAAAAGACATCGTCAAGAATCGTATTGACATAAAAGTTTATGGTCTAAAGTGTAAACCTTATAAAAAGAAGTTTTCGATTAAAGACGATCTGAAAACCACAATTTACCTCAAATACGGAAAAACCGATTACAACAATCCCAAAGAAGACTTTGACAGGATGTACAAAAAGTTAAAAATACAACCCGAACCTATTGAATGTGGGACAGTTGAATAAAACAAAATCAAACTTCCTCACTTTTTTATAGTTTTCAAAACCCTTTATAATGAAATACAGAAAGTACATCGCAACGACATTTTTATTTGTTTTTCTCTATCTGTTCTTCACTTCCACTTTCTTGGAAAATCTCTGGGGATGCCTAATTGATCCCAATTACTACATCCCAAAACAATCCAATGTGTTTGTTTTTAATAGTATAGTTATGGAAAACGGTTCTAGTGATGCATGGATTTATGGAGAAGACGACACTAATTATTACTATAATGCAGGAATTAAAAAAGAAGAAATAATTGCGATCTCTAAGGAACAATCCAAAAAATGTCTGGATTTTAATCTCCGAAATATCAATTCTTGGTGTTTATAACCCATTGTTGTAGTAGAGATGCACAGTAGAGATGCAGATAGAGATGCACAGCAGTGCATCTCTACAATTATTTAATTATATTTTTCTCATATAATTCATCAAATATCAACTGATCAACCAATGAGGAATTTGCTTTGTCTTTAAATTCTAACCAAGCAAAACTTTCTATTTCATTACTGGCTTTCAATTCACCAACATAGTCAGCAAAATAACAAATCATACGTACATTTACACCTTCCGCATGTCCGTGTGCAGGCGCTTCAAAAGTGCCAAAAAACTGAATAGTATCATCATTCAATGTAACATTAAGTTCTTCTTCAATCTCTCTTTTTAAACAATCAATATCTGATTCGTTAGGTTCTCTCTTTCCACCAGGGAAAAAAAATGCGTTTTTATTCTTTGAGATGGTACTCAGAACCTTGTGATCATTTACGTGAATCAAAGCCACTTTGTCAATAAAATCAGGCATACTATAAAATTAAATTTGACCTCAAATATACTATTAATTAAAAAAAACGCTAAATGAGAAACAGTATTTTAATACGATTTATTCTTCTTTTCTCGTTCACTAGGCTTCTATGATTCCATTTACTTCTATCACAATCTTCTATGAAGTTCGTTGCTCCTTTTTTCTAATACCAGTCCTGCTCTGCGAAATCAGCGAAGAAGAAATAATTGCTGCATCTCAAAAAAAAAATTAAAAAATACTCCGATTTTAGTGCCTTATAAAAAATCGAATATAAATTAATTTTTAACAGTTATTGACAGACCTAATTACAATAATAAAATGCTAATTTTGCGGCACCCAAATTAACTACACCTCATGAAAAAAATTTTAATTCTTGTAATTTCTTTAGTTTTCCCTTATGTTCTGTTTGCTCAGACGAAAACGCAAAATGTTTTTTCAAAATCATACAATTATGTAAATGACTTTGAAAAAATTCTGACTCCAAAACAAATAGAAAATCTCAATAACGTTCTAAAAAAAGGGGAAACAAAATCAACTCATAAAATTATAATTGTAACCACTTCTTCCCTAAACCCTTACTCAAACATCTCCGATTATACGCTGGATTTGGACAAATATCTAATCAATGACTTAAAGGTAAATGCTTCCATTTTAATTATCATGAGTGAAAAATTGAGACAAATGCGAATTCAGGGTGTTAACAAACTACACAGCAAGATTTCCGACAAAGAAATAGAAGAAATCGCAGCCAATTTTGTAGTTCCTGAATTAAAAAAGGGAAATTATTACAAAGGTCTGGAAGATGGAATAGCACAAATATTAAAAAAAATAGAATAAACTTACTTCAATTACAGAACTGTACACCTATTAAATTGTCAGTAATTTTCAATCTCAAAAATCCGGTCTGTCTTCACAAACCGGATTTTTTTTGATTCTATTAAATCTTCCTAAAAAACAACAAATAGTAACGATTTGGTATCAAATTGCAACTTGATATCTAATAATAATATCCTACTTTTACGACTCCCAAAAACCAAATCTACCCATGAAAAAAATATTTTTCATCATTACACTTTCTGTAATTTTTTTCAACAATTCATTGGCTCAGTCAAAAACAGAAGCGCAAAATATCTTCGCAAAATCCTATGATTATGTAAATGACTTCGAAAAAATTCTGACTTCAAAACAAGTAGAAACTTTAAAAGAAGCCTTAAAATCCTGTGACACAAAAACCAACAATAAAATACTGATTATAACCACCCCTACATTAGGTTCCTACACAGAACTTGCCGATTATTCTTTAGAACTCGACAAATATTTGAATACCAATTTAAAGATAGATGCTTCTATTTTGCTCGTAATAAGCAAACAATTGAGACAAATACAAATTCGCGGAGTAGAAAAGTTACGCAACAAACTTAGTGACAAAGAAGTAGAAATAATCCTCTCTACTTTTGTCATTCCTGAACTAAAAAAAGGAGATTATTTTAAAGGGCTGCAAGAAGGAACAATTCAGATTATAAAAAAGCTGGAATTATAAGCCGTTAGCGGTAAAACACTGAAATCAAAAACTGATTAGTTAAAATATATTTTTTACAGCAAAAATCTGATTTTTTCAAATATACGATATCATTAAAAAAAATTGAGCTTTTACTCATCTCAAATCTAAAGAGAAACACATTAAGCGAAATATACTCTAAAATGCATCAAATAAAAATTCTATTACTTATTCTTCTTTTTTATATTTCTCACACTGTTACTGCTCAAGCTGAGAAAATATCGGGAAAACTTGTAATGAACTATAATTCGCAAAAAATTGATCTACCCAAAAAAATATATGCCATTCTAAAATATAAAAATAAAAAAGACAGCATCTTACTTAGTGATACATTTGAATTTGAGTTTAATAATTTACCTAAGGATACTTTTAAGCTTTCTTTCTCAATTAGGAACTATCCAATAAATAAGCTTTATATCATACGACCAAAAGATACTGAAAATTATAAAATTGAAATCCCCTTTACGCCAGTTTGTCCGTACACCACATCAAAGAGAAAACACAAATGTCCAACATGCAAAAAGAGAAATCAAGTTATACCTATTACCTATGGTTTCGTAGTTGGGATAAAATTTATCAATAAAGATAGCCATGAAGTTGACAGAAAAGGAAAAAAAATAAAACCTAAAAAAAACTCCTCCTTTCCCGGAGGATGTGTTATAACAGATTGTCAACCGAATTGGTATTGCGAAAGAGATCAAACAAAATTCTAAATAATGGAGAAACATTATACGTTTTAAAATCGCTTAAAACCATTCCACCACCAACCACATCCAAAACAAAACAATTCCTGTTTTAAATTGTTAAAATCCAAAATACCAATCATAGTTGACACAGCAAAAAATCGTGTCACAAATTGACAATTCCAACGATATAAAATCAGTCTTTTTTTAACTTTTTTAAGTAAGAGTTATCAAATGTTAATTTTAAAAATATTTCATTTTAACAAGAAACATTTGCAGTACGTTTGTAGTATAAACTATAAATAATTATGACTGAAATTACTTCTTATTGGTGGATTTTACTACTTGTACTTTCCATCTTATTTTACAAATTTGTGCTTCGCGTTTTCTTCGGAATGGTGATTGTTCCGGAAGATAAAATTGGTCTTGTAACCAAGAAATTT is a window from the Flavobacterium cupriresistens genome containing:
- a CDS encoding NUDIX hydrolase, coding for MPDFIDKVALIHVNDHKVLSTISKNKNAFFFPGGKREPNESDIDCLKREIEEELNVTLNDDTIQFFGTFEAPAHGHAEGVNVRMICYFADYVGELKASNEIESFAWLEFKDKANSSLVDQLIFDELYEKNIIK
- a CDS encoding TPM domain-containing protein: MKKILILVISLVFPYVLFAQTKTQNVFSKSYNYVNDFEKILTPKQIENLNNVLKKGETKSTHKIIIVTTSSLNPYSNISDYTLDLDKYLINDLKVNASILIIMSEKLRQMRIQGVNKLHSKISDKEIEEIAANFVVPELKKGNYYKGLEDGIAQILKKIE
- a CDS encoding TPM domain-containing protein, yielding MKKIFFIITLSVIFFNNSLAQSKTEAQNIFAKSYDYVNDFEKILTSKQVETLKEALKSCDTKTNNKILIITTPTLGSYTELADYSLELDKYLNTNLKIDASILLVISKQLRQIQIRGVEKLRNKLSDKEVEIILSTFVIPELKKGDYFKGLQEGTIQIIKKLEL